A window of the Tunturibacter empetritectus genome harbors these coding sequences:
- a CDS encoding S53 family peptidase encodes MKQHSFRNHASSRLTIAAALGAFALTAGSAFAAPASQTTNVGPEDESKQISVRVWLNPHNKAALDAAVEQMYDKGSANYHRFLTLKEFNEKFAPTEKEAGVVREYLAAHNMKVTSTEKNNRFVVAEGKVGDAQTAFNTKINKVMVNGEVHHANATEASVAGPASALVATVQGLSDLKYHAMVKPSVNPESGVPYEGVSPSAAGADGLFYSADCLRGAASKVFKTDGAFPEAFYAGNLYGASITNAKPPNLPPCGYDAAEIQEAYGLKPLYKKGLDGAGQTIVIVDAFGSNSIVSDANLFSQLNGLPAFTSSNFQIVEPTGPATCTATNGCIAGNWQYETTLDVEWAHAIAPNANIVLVLTADNSFTNLDLGNLAAIQNGYGNVISNSFGISEIALKDLDPSELVVENGIAQIAAALGISLNVSTGDSGDELITNNADFGINAVSVNANADSPYATAVGGTSTFLDAHSNIKLQTGWGLNLARIANPTPNPPVIPPLLFGFQSGSGGGTSVVFAKPKFQKSLKGKFRLLPDISMNADPQTGNEIIVSPDGNPANATVLVFGGTSLSCPMFSGYWAIANQAAGVPLGQAAPILYELSEGAITDVNVTPVDTLLNVSGLIIDPPNSPIFESQAALAQPLENTKLFVSALYQSPSSTRWDVLTFGTDSSLVTGPGWDNVTGLGTPNGATFINSVVKAVQ; translated from the coding sequence ATGAAGCAGCACTCTTTTCGTAATCATGCCTCTTCTCGCCTTACTATCGCCGCTGCGCTGGGAGCTTTTGCGCTGACGGCGGGTTCGGCATTTGCTGCCCCGGCCAGCCAGACGACGAATGTGGGCCCGGAAGACGAATCCAAGCAGATTTCAGTGAGGGTTTGGCTGAATCCGCATAACAAAGCGGCTTTGGATGCCGCGGTCGAGCAGATGTATGACAAGGGCTCGGCGAACTATCACCGGTTCCTGACGTTGAAGGAGTTCAACGAGAAGTTCGCGCCGACTGAGAAAGAAGCCGGCGTGGTTCGCGAGTACCTGGCGGCTCACAATATGAAGGTGACGTCGACGGAGAAGAATAACCGTTTTGTTGTGGCCGAAGGGAAGGTTGGGGACGCGCAGACGGCATTCAATACCAAGATCAACAAGGTGATGGTGAACGGAGAGGTCCACCATGCCAACGCGACGGAAGCATCGGTTGCGGGACCGGCGAGCGCGCTGGTGGCGACGGTGCAGGGGCTAAGCGATCTCAAATATCATGCGATGGTAAAGCCTTCGGTGAACCCAGAGAGCGGCGTGCCTTATGAGGGAGTCTCTCCCTCCGCGGCCGGCGCCGACGGACTGTTCTACAGCGCGGACTGTCTGCGTGGAGCCGCGTCGAAGGTCTTCAAGACAGATGGAGCATTTCCGGAGGCGTTTTATGCCGGCAATCTTTATGGAGCCAGCATCACGAATGCCAAACCGCCGAATCTGCCGCCGTGCGGCTACGATGCGGCTGAGATCCAAGAGGCGTACGGCCTGAAGCCGCTGTACAAGAAGGGCCTGGACGGGGCTGGACAGACCATCGTCATCGTCGATGCGTTCGGCTCGAACAGCATTGTGTCCGATGCGAATCTGTTCTCGCAGCTGAATGGATTGCCTGCGTTCACGTCTTCGAACTTTCAGATCGTGGAGCCGACCGGGCCCGCTACCTGCACCGCAACGAACGGGTGCATTGCAGGGAACTGGCAGTACGAGACGACGCTGGATGTGGAGTGGGCTCACGCGATCGCGCCGAATGCCAACATCGTGCTGGTGCTGACAGCGGACAACTCCTTCACCAATCTTGATCTTGGCAATCTTGCTGCAATTCAGAATGGATATGGCAACGTGATCTCGAACAGCTTCGGGATCTCGGAGATTGCGCTGAAGGACCTGGATCCATCGGAGCTGGTGGTAGAGAACGGCATTGCGCAGATCGCTGCGGCATTGGGGATCTCGCTGAACGTATCCACTGGCGACAGTGGGGATGAGCTGATCACGAATAATGCCGACTTCGGCATCAATGCGGTATCGGTGAACGCGAATGCGGACTCCCCGTATGCGACGGCGGTTGGCGGCACCAGTACGTTTCTGGATGCGCACAGCAACATCAAACTGCAGACGGGATGGGGCTTGAACCTTGCGCGAATTGCCAACCCCACTCCGAATCCTCCCGTGATTCCTCCGCTGCTGTTTGGCTTTCAGTCCGGTTCGGGGGGCGGCACCAGCGTTGTCTTCGCCAAGCCCAAGTTCCAGAAGAGCCTGAAGGGTAAGTTCCGTCTGTTGCCGGATATCTCGATGAATGCGGACCCGCAGACCGGCAACGAGATCATCGTTTCGCCTGACGGCAATCCCGCGAATGCGACGGTGCTGGTGTTCGGGGGGACGAGTCTTTCTTGTCCGATGTTCTCCGGCTACTGGGCGATTGCGAATCAGGCTGCGGGAGTTCCGCTGGGGCAGGCCGCGCCAATTCTTTATGAGTTGTCGGAGGGCGCCATCACGGACGTCAACGTAACGCCAGTCGATACGCTGCTGAACGTGTCGGGCCTCATCATCGACCCGCCGAACAGTCCGATCTTTGAAAGTCAGGCTGCTCTGGCACAACCATTGGAGAACACGAAGCTGTTTGTGAGTGCGTTGTACCAAAGCCCCAGCTCGACTCGCTGGGACGTGCTGACGTTCGGAACGGACTCCTCGCTGGTCACTGGACCAGGCTGGGACAATGTGACTGGGCTGGGCACGCCGAATGGTGCGACGTTCATCAATAGCGTTGTGAAGGCTGTGCAGTAG
- a CDS encoding thymidine kinase produces MTHPTPGRIETIVGPMFSGKSEELIRRLKRARIARQRVACYKPDIDLRYHRTSIASHSSQIHEACTVTNVEHLKASLLPQLDDIDVIGIDEAQFFDDTILPLTVELVHLGKRIILAGLDTTFNAEPFGPIPALMAIADEVTKLSAVCMVCGAPAIHTQRLGQSQELVLVGAAGLYEARCRTHFEPFLDDQHSEQLELPTVATPL; encoded by the coding sequence ATGACCCACCCCACTCCCGGCAGAATCGAAACCATCGTAGGCCCCATGTTCTCAGGCAAATCCGAGGAGCTCATCCGCCGCCTCAAACGCGCCCGCATCGCCCGCCAGCGCGTCGCCTGCTACAAGCCCGACATCGACCTCCGCTACCACCGCACCTCCATCGCCAGCCACAGCTCCCAGATCCACGAAGCCTGCACAGTCACCAACGTGGAGCACCTCAAAGCCTCATTATTGCCTCAGTTAGACGACATCGACGTCATCGGCATCGACGAGGCCCAGTTCTTCGACGACACCATCCTTCCCCTCACCGTAGAGCTCGTCCACCTCGGCAAACGCATCATTCTCGCCGGCCTCGACACCACCTTCAACGCCGAGCCCTTCGGCCCCATCCCCGCCCTCATGGCCATCGCCGACGAGGTCACCAAGCTCTCCGCCGTCTGCATGGTCTGCGGCGCACCCGCCATCCACACCCAGCGCTTAGGCCAAAGCCAGGAGCTCGTCCTCGTAGGCGCCGCCGGCCTCTACGAAGCCCGCTGCCGCACCCACTTCGAGCCCTTCCTCGACGACCAACACTCCGAACAACTCGAACTTCCCACCGTCGCAACGCCTCTCTAA
- a CDS encoding S10 family peptidase has translation MAPLSAVAQAAPDAKPADAKPATTSGMSATLPPLPADAHVEQTMQLEGKTLHYTVTVGTLPVRDSKGALSGEVVYTSYVVEGKDRPVTFAFNGGPGAASVYLNLGAIGPKRVAFGAEGQSPSDPATLMDNPGTWLDFTDLVFIDPIGTGFSRSLVSEEESKKQFYGPDQDIAYLSRNIYDWLVKNGRLQSRKYIVGESYGGYRGPRLTAYLQSQTGVAVNGLVLVSPALSPQGGSPDISPVPWMMTLPSIVAANYERQGKLTNESMAGVIDYTRGEYAVDLMKGNSDPAATPRLVKRVTELTGLDPTFVKQSGGRLETQAFLREEFRETGKLGSRYDPNVTAYDPFPYNPTQETQDPILLSIIAPTTTAMVDFVTRTVGWKTDASYNALSFDVNRMWDNSGRNGAFSGSASATDLRVAVATDPKLRVVIAHGWADLSCPFMGSVLTVSQIPPMGDPTRVQVHEYPGGHMYYARPASSLALRKDVMEMVSKH, from the coding sequence GTGGCTCCTCTTTCTGCTGTTGCACAAGCCGCGCCGGATGCCAAGCCTGCCGACGCGAAGCCTGCGACTACGTCGGGAATGTCAGCGACGTTGCCTCCTCTTCCGGCGGACGCGCATGTAGAGCAGACCATGCAGCTTGAGGGCAAGACGCTGCACTATACCGTGACGGTGGGCACGCTGCCGGTACGGGACAGCAAAGGCGCTCTGAGCGGCGAGGTGGTTTATACGTCCTATGTCGTTGAGGGTAAGGACCGGCCGGTGACGTTTGCGTTCAACGGGGGACCGGGCGCGGCTTCGGTGTATCTGAACCTGGGGGCGATCGGGCCAAAGAGAGTGGCGTTCGGTGCGGAGGGGCAGAGTCCTTCGGATCCGGCGACGTTGATGGATAATCCGGGGACCTGGCTGGACTTTACGGACCTGGTGTTTATCGACCCGATTGGGACTGGGTTTTCGCGTTCGCTGGTGTCGGAGGAGGAGTCGAAGAAGCAGTTTTATGGGCCGGACCAGGACATTGCGTATCTCTCGCGGAATATCTACGACTGGCTGGTGAAGAACGGGCGGCTGCAGTCTCGCAAGTACATTGTGGGCGAGAGCTACGGGGGGTACCGCGGACCGCGGCTGACGGCTTATCTGCAGTCGCAGACCGGGGTTGCGGTTAATGGGCTGGTGCTGGTTTCGCCGGCGTTGTCTCCTCAGGGTGGTTCGCCGGATATCTCGCCGGTTCCGTGGATGATGACGTTGCCTTCGATCGTCGCGGCGAACTATGAGCGGCAGGGCAAGTTGACGAATGAGAGTATGGCCGGAGTGATCGACTACACGCGCGGGGAGTATGCGGTGGATCTGATGAAGGGCAACAGCGATCCTGCGGCGACGCCTCGTCTGGTGAAGAGGGTGACGGAGCTGACGGGACTTGATCCGACGTTTGTGAAGCAGTCCGGCGGACGGCTGGAGACGCAGGCGTTTTTGCGTGAGGAGTTTCGGGAGACGGGTAAGCTGGGCAGCCGGTATGACCCGAATGTGACGGCTTACGATCCGTTTCCTTATAACCCGACGCAGGAGACTCAGGACCCCATTTTGTTGAGCATTATTGCGCCAACGACAACCGCGATGGTGGATTTTGTGACCCGGACGGTTGGCTGGAAGACGGATGCTAGTTACAACGCGCTGTCGTTCGATGTGAACAGGATGTGGGATAACAGCGGACGCAATGGGGCGTTTTCGGGGTCGGCTTCCGCGACGGATCTGAGGGTTGCGGTGGCTACCGATCCGAAGCTGCGCGTGGTGATTGCGCATGGATGGGCGGACCTATCCTGCCCGTTTATGGGTTCGGTGTTGACGGTGAGCCAGATTCCGCCGATGGGTGATCCGACGCGAGTGCAGGTGCATGAGTATCCTGGGGGGCATATGTACTATGCACGGCCGGCTAGCTCGCTGGCGCTGCGCAAGGATGTGATGGAGATGGTGTCGAAGCATTGA
- a CDS encoding superoxide dismutase family protein — MRNILAITLSLLVVPALIVPAFAKPKNIVIVPIKTGTGEDAGTATFSPSKKGVRIKLDLKNLPVGEHGVHIHAKALCDAPDFKTAGGHFNPENKQHGFQNPMGHHAGDLPNNVTIGEGHLGQAIFNVNYLSMDPAAANSILANGGTSIVIHEKADDMKTDPSGNSGNRIACGVISAPTP; from the coding sequence ATGCGCAACATCCTCGCCATCACCCTCAGCCTTCTCGTTGTTCCCGCCCTCATCGTCCCCGCCTTCGCCAAGCCAAAGAACATCGTTATCGTTCCCATCAAGACCGGCACCGGCGAAGATGCAGGAACCGCCACCTTCAGCCCCTCGAAGAAGGGCGTTCGCATCAAGCTCGACCTCAAGAACCTCCCCGTAGGCGAGCACGGCGTCCACATCCACGCCAAAGCCCTCTGCGACGCACCCGACTTCAAAACCGCAGGCGGCCACTTCAACCCCGAAAACAAGCAGCACGGCTTCCAGAACCCCATGGGCCACCATGCCGGCGACCTGCCAAACAACGTCACCATCGGCGAGGGCCACCTGGGCCAGGCCATCTTCAACGTCAACTATCTCTCGATGGACCCCGCGGCGGCCAACAGCATCCTCGCCAACGGAGGAACCTCCATCGTCATTCACGAGAAAGCCGACGACATGAAGACCGACCCCTCCGGAAACTCCGGTAATCGGATCGCCTGCGGTGTCATCTCCGCCCCAACCCCTTAG
- a CDS encoding RNA polymerase sigma factor — translation MGVLQMAIPTVSRYTALKYPVRRLPRVPAQPVTQRAEILQVQQQINPSPAPRGTLLPPTKSLEAKLERTPQQDAAQEAAQEALAKLVRQCMAGDSQSWQQLVASQHRRIYAICYRFTGSGTDAEDLTQEVFLKLYKNLSSFDTQKGSFQTWITTLARNLLVDHFRRTRLERASDSLDATFDGEEDGPTMADRLADPRPSQEHHVAGLELKVRVQHALKQLSPELREAVILRDLEDMDYKEISQVLRIPEGTVKSRISRGRGELARLLQRIES, via the coding sequence ATGGGCGTTCTGCAAATGGCGATTCCGACAGTGAGCCGGTACACGGCGCTCAAGTACCCGGTGCGCCGCCTGCCTCGAGTCCCGGCACAGCCCGTTACTCAGCGTGCCGAAATCCTTCAAGTCCAACAACAAATCAATCCATCCCCCGCTCCACGCGGTACACTTCTCCCACCGACAAAATCACTTGAGGCGAAGTTGGAGCGTACCCCACAACAGGATGCGGCACAGGAAGCAGCGCAGGAAGCCCTAGCCAAACTGGTACGCCAGTGCATGGCTGGCGACTCCCAGTCCTGGCAGCAGCTCGTCGCCTCTCAGCATCGCCGTATCTACGCCATCTGCTACCGTTTCACCGGCTCAGGTACCGACGCCGAGGACCTCACGCAAGAGGTCTTCCTCAAGCTCTACAAGAACCTCTCCAGCTTCGATACCCAAAAAGGCAGCTTTCAGACCTGGATCACCACCCTGGCCCGTAATCTCCTGGTAGACCACTTCCGCCGGACCCGCCTCGAGCGTGCCTCCGACTCCCTCGACGCCACCTTCGACGGCGAAGAGGACGGCCCTACCATGGCCGATCGGCTCGCCGACCCCCGGCCCTCCCAGGAACACCACGTGGCCGGCCTCGAACTCAAAGTTCGCGTCCAGCACGCGCTGAAACAACTCTCCCCAGAGCTTCGCGAAGCTGTTATTCTGCGCGATCTCGAGGATATGGATTACAAAGAGATATCACAGGTTCTTCGCATACCCGAAGGAACCGTAAAAAGCCGCATCAGCCGCGGTCGCGGGGAACTGGCAAGGCTTCTGCAACGTATAGAAAGTTAG
- a CDS encoding anti-sigma factor family protein, translating to MADFNQFGSVKPGAPGDPQHCAQCEAMLADALDGTLSTADQATFDTHMIGCPGCATLLADAQRGAAWIEMLKSPRPEPPASLFESILAQTSGKTALGPAKEDQPPIVLGRTDYLRTPNTLPGHSSLLPSVGGTLPASPFASAKVLPFRTRVAYGLRSFGQTMLQPRLAMTAAMAFFSIALTMNLTGIRLGQLHASDLKPSSIMRSCYEAKAKVVRYSDNLRVVYELESRVRDLQRSSNEDGAAGSSGSTTPANQNDSSQPNSKPAGAQPDNPDSPKDQKPGQKNDQKNSPKPNPGSSRRETPGGNVQLVASVSTRAPLPFQSQDFVVFTPSLIKSEGGLV from the coding sequence GTGGCAGACTTCAACCAATTCGGCAGCGTCAAACCAGGCGCACCCGGAGATCCTCAGCACTGCGCGCAGTGCGAGGCCATGCTCGCCGATGCCCTCGACGGCACCCTCTCCACGGCAGACCAGGCCACCTTCGACACCCACATGATCGGCTGCCCTGGCTGCGCCACCCTGCTCGCCGACGCCCAGCGCGGAGCCGCATGGATAGAGATGCTCAAGTCTCCCCGCCCCGAGCCTCCCGCCTCCCTCTTTGAGAGCATCCTCGCCCAGACCAGCGGCAAGACCGCCCTCGGCCCTGCCAAAGAAGACCAGCCCCCCATCGTCCTCGGCCGAACCGACTACCTGCGCACGCCCAATACCCTCCCCGGCCATTCGTCCCTGCTTCCCTCCGTTGGTGGAACGCTCCCTGCCAGCCCCTTCGCCTCTGCCAAGGTTCTTCCCTTCCGCACCCGGGTCGCCTACGGGCTTCGTTCTTTCGGCCAGACCATGCTGCAGCCTCGTCTTGCCATGACTGCTGCAATGGCCTTCTTCTCCATCGCCCTCACCATGAACCTCACCGGCATTCGCCTCGGTCAGCTTCACGCCAGCGACCTCAAACCCTCCAGCATCATGCGTAGCTGCTACGAGGCCAAGGCCAAGGTAGTCCGTTACTCCGACAACCTCCGCGTTGTCTACGAACTCGAGTCCCGCGTCCGCGATCTGCAGCGCTCCTCCAACGAAGACGGAGCAGCCGGATCGTCTGGATCAACCACTCCAGCCAACCAGAACGACTCCTCCCAGCCGAACAGCAAGCCTGCGGGCGCTCAGCCGGATAATCCGGATAGTCCAAAAGACCAGAAGCCCGGCCAGAAAAACGACCAGAAGAACAGCCCCAAACCCAACCCTGGCTCCAGCCGCCGCGAAACTCCCGGCGGAAATGTCCAGCTAGTAGCGTCTGTCAGTACCCGGGCCCCTCTCCCCTTCCAGTCTCAAGATTTTGTTGTCTTTACTCCCAGTCTCATTAAGTCGGAAGGGGGATTGGTATGA
- a CDS encoding B-box zinc finger protein, producing the protein MTCANHPDRERVAFCQNCGKPLCQECTRTVGSAVFCEPCLVAKLAGAAPPAGGTYAAGPAGTSYPYSASEAGANYSGVIPPSVPPGAPNPGLAALLGFIPGVGAMYNGQYAKGVVHLVIFAILVSLSDQHGIFLLLVFGWVAYQVIEAGHTAKARRDGTPLPNPFGLNDLGERLGFGKSWPGSGQSSAAAPFIPQGTADPTSDIPNSPSGSAYTPPPSGYPPQQPASAAWGTPWENYATPPIPPIPPYGTPDYPVDPNLPRNRFPSGALWLIGLGCIFLIGNAGLFHHFPIHRIVPFFLIGLGVWLFVHKMTGTGNGLSDDGTPAYQYRLFSALRGSIWVILVGVLFLLDSFDILSWSHSWPLFIIVAGLMAVFQRTSFNSAAAVAYPYGVPPASPITPPPPATPSTSIVPSNQHDQEGS; encoded by the coding sequence ATGACTTGCGCAAACCATCCTGATCGTGAACGTGTTGCTTTTTGCCAGAACTGCGGAAAGCCACTCTGCCAGGAGTGCACCCGCACCGTCGGCTCTGCTGTCTTCTGCGAACCCTGCCTCGTCGCTAAACTGGCCGGTGCCGCTCCACCCGCTGGCGGAACCTACGCTGCCGGCCCCGCAGGCACGTCTTACCCCTACAGCGCAAGCGAAGCCGGTGCGAACTACAGCGGCGTCATCCCGCCTTCTGTGCCCCCAGGCGCTCCAAACCCCGGCCTCGCCGCTCTTCTGGGCTTTATCCCCGGCGTTGGCGCCATGTACAACGGCCAGTACGCCAAGGGCGTCGTCCACCTGGTCATCTTCGCGATCCTCGTCAGCCTCTCCGACCAGCACGGCATCTTCTTGTTACTAGTCTTTGGCTGGGTGGCCTATCAGGTCATCGAGGCTGGCCACACCGCCAAAGCCCGCCGCGACGGCACTCCCCTCCCCAATCCCTTCGGCCTCAATGATCTCGGCGAGCGCCTGGGCTTCGGAAAATCTTGGCCCGGCTCCGGCCAATCATCTGCTGCAGCCCCCTTCATCCCGCAGGGAACAGCCGACCCCACCTCCGACATCCCCAACTCCCCGTCAGGCAGCGCCTACACTCCACCACCCTCCGGCTATCCGCCGCAGCAACCTGCCTCCGCTGCCTGGGGAACTCCCTGGGAGAACTATGCCACCCCACCCATCCCTCCAATCCCGCCCTACGGCACACCGGACTACCCGGTCGATCCCAACCTTCCGCGCAACCGCTTCCCCTCCGGCGCCCTCTGGCTGATCGGCCTTGGCTGCATCTTCCTGATCGGCAACGCCGGCCTCTTCCACCACTTCCCCATCCACCGTATCGTGCCCTTCTTCCTGATCGGCCTAGGCGTCTGGCTCTTCGTCCACAAGATGACCGGTACCGGCAACGGCCTCTCAGACGACGGCACCCCCGCCTACCAGTACCGCCTCTTCAGCGCACTGCGCGGCTCCATCTGGGTCATTCTCGTCGGTGTCCTCTTCCTGCTCGACTCCTTCGACATCCTCTCCTGGTCCCACAGCTGGCCGCTCTTCATCATCGTCGCCGGTCTCATGGCCGTCTTTCAGCGCACCTCCTTCAACTCAGCCGCAGCCGTAGCCTATCCCTATGGGGTTCCTCCGGCCTCCCCGATCACTCCGCCCCCACCGGCCACTCCGAGCACCAGCATCGTGCCCTCCAACCAGCACGATCAGGAAGGGAGCTAG
- a CDS encoding DUF4097 family beta strand repeat-containing protein gives MGSYPPPPYPPPPGPPYGGDWKYQRRVLKEQARAQRDMAKAQRDAYRYQARSLRRSSILGPLLLITIGILFLLVQTGRVAAHSLWDWYARFWPILLVGAGIIMLLEWAYDQYMQSDDTQPRYRRRLGGGVFTLLLILGITGIVFSSVRNGNGHSYMLNGLNLNQDNLDEFLGDKHESDQTLSQTFPANSGFTVDNPRGDISISGTSDDNQIHIAVHKAVYTRSDSDADSKAQKLSPTLTSTGDSLALSIPTIDGTRADLTISLPASAPLIITANHGDVHVSAIKAPLQVTANHGNIELTGITGPVVTHVNNSDSDLSAHSVSGPLTIQGRGHDTTLSDLTGPVTMSGDFFGTTHFERIRGPIKFHTSRTDLQFARLDGEIDISHSDISASEAVGPLTLTAGNRNVTLDRIAGDVTVTNRNGSVDLTSAPPLGNVTVENRNGSVNLTLPEQAGFAYQLDATNGDIESDFSDIKIPDGGLQKKTVSGTSGKGGPLFHISTSQGDISLKKGSVMPLPPLPPMPKITVMPLPPLSPMMPPEARQAIQDAKQEEREGKQEAEQAKREAKQEADEAKREAKQQADEAKREADEAKREAKQAADEAKREAKQQKDQNQ, from the coding sequence ATGGGAAGCTATCCTCCTCCACCCTACCCACCACCCCCCGGCCCTCCCTACGGAGGCGACTGGAAGTATCAGCGCCGCGTCCTCAAAGAGCAGGCCCGCGCCCAGCGCGACATGGCCAAAGCCCAGCGTGACGCCTATCGCTACCAGGCTCGCAGCCTTCGCCGCAGCTCCATCCTCGGCCCTCTGCTCCTGATCACCATCGGCATCCTCTTTCTTCTGGTGCAGACCGGCCGCGTCGCAGCGCACAGCCTCTGGGACTGGTACGCCCGCTTCTGGCCCATCCTGCTCGTCGGCGCCGGCATCATCATGCTCCTCGAGTGGGCCTACGACCAGTACATGCAGTCCGATGACACCCAGCCACGCTATCGTCGTCGTCTTGGCGGCGGCGTCTTTACCCTGCTCCTGATCCTCGGCATCACCGGCATCGTCTTCAGCAGCGTCCGAAATGGTAACGGCCACAGTTACATGCTCAACGGCCTGAATCTCAACCAGGACAATCTGGACGAGTTCCTTGGCGATAAGCATGAGAGCGACCAGACCCTCTCGCAAACCTTCCCCGCCAACAGCGGCTTCACCGTCGACAATCCTCGTGGCGACATCTCCATCTCCGGCACCAGCGACGACAACCAGATCCATATCGCCGTCCACAAAGCCGTCTACACCCGGTCCGACTCGGACGCCGACAGCAAAGCACAAAAACTCAGCCCAACCCTGACCAGCACAGGAGACAGCCTGGCGCTCTCCATTCCAACCATCGACGGAACCCGCGCCGACCTCACCATCTCCCTCCCCGCGAGCGCGCCCCTGATCATCACCGCCAATCACGGTGACGTGCACGTCAGTGCGATCAAAGCCCCGCTTCAGGTCACCGCCAACCACGGCAACATCGAGCTCACCGGAATCACCGGCCCCGTCGTCACCCACGTCAACAACAGCGACTCCGACCTCTCCGCGCACAGCGTCTCCGGCCCCCTCACCATCCAAGGCCGCGGCCACGACACCACACTCTCTGACCTCACCGGCCCCGTCACCATGAGCGGAGACTTCTTCGGCACCACGCACTTCGAGCGCATCCGCGGTCCCATCAAGTTCCACACCAGCCGCACCGACCTTCAATTTGCCCGTCTCGATGGCGAGATCGATATCAGCCACTCCGACATCTCCGCCAGTGAGGCCGTCGGCCCCTTGACCCTCACCGCAGGCAATCGAAACGTCACCCTCGACCGAATCGCCGGAGACGTCACCGTCACCAACCGCAACGGCTCGGTCGACCTCACCAGCGCCCCTCCTCTCGGCAATGTCACCGTCGAAAATCGCAACGGCTCCGTCAACCTCACCCTGCCCGAGCAGGCAGGTTTTGCCTACCAGCTCGACGCCACCAACGGCGATATCGAAAGCGACTTCTCCGACATCAAGATTCCTGACGGCGGACTCCAGAAGAAGACTGTTAGCGGCACCTCAGGCAAAGGCGGTCCGCTCTTTCACATCTCTACCAGCCAGGGCGACATCTCCTTGAAGAAGGGGAGCGTCATGCCCCTGCCACCTCTGCCGCCCATGCCTAAGATCACCGTCATGCCCCTTCCGCCTCTGTCTCCCATGATGCCTCCCGAGGCTCGCCAGGCTATTCAAGACGCGAAGCAGGAGGAACGGGAAGGCAAGCAAGAAGCAGAACAAGCGAAGCGCGAAGCCAAGCAGGAAGCTGACGAAGCGAAACGCGAAGCAAAGCAGCAAGCAGACGAGGCGAAGCGTGAAGCAGATGAAGCCAAACGTGAGGCCAAACAAGCCGCTGACGAGGCCAAACGCGAAGCCAAGCAGCAGAAAGATCAAAACCAATAG
- a CDS encoding SAM hydrolase/SAM-dependent halogenase family protein, with amino-acid sequence MRRLDLFKKVFVLLFAAGLFWTSFVGEASAQSSSAGPAGAGGTVLRTIGFMTDFDVKDDAVGICKAVMNGVAPGVQVIDITHQATPYDIAQGARFLAGSSPYFPKDAVFVVVIDPTVGSTRKAIIAHSKLGQYFVLPDNGLLTLVQDRDGIDGVRQITNPEWMIGAKTSSTFHGRDIFSPAGAHLARGDDWTKAGPAVEVASLVRLSLRSAVVDASGLHGEVIGTDGPFGNLVLNVPAETFAKLGYRVGDVVPVQVGDHLYQLPFVKTFSDVAVGKPLAYIDSRGRLSLGINQRSFADTYGVRASTPVSIAAKR; translated from the coding sequence GCTTCGGCACAGAGTAGCTCCGCTGGACCTGCTGGGGCTGGTGGAACTGTGCTGCGGACGATTGGTTTCATGACGGACTTCGATGTGAAGGATGATGCTGTCGGGATCTGCAAGGCGGTGATGAATGGAGTTGCGCCTGGGGTGCAGGTTATCGACATTACGCATCAGGCTACGCCTTACGACATTGCGCAGGGTGCGCGATTTCTGGCGGGATCTTCGCCTTACTTTCCGAAGGATGCGGTGTTTGTTGTGGTGATCGATCCTACGGTGGGAAGTACGCGCAAGGCCATCATCGCCCATTCCAAACTGGGGCAGTATTTTGTGCTGCCGGATAATGGTCTGCTGACGCTGGTGCAGGATCGGGATGGAATTGACGGAGTGAGACAGATCACCAACCCGGAGTGGATGATCGGGGCGAAGACCTCTTCGACCTTTCATGGCAGGGATATCTTTTCTCCGGCAGGGGCGCATCTTGCGCGGGGCGATGACTGGACCAAGGCTGGACCCGCGGTGGAGGTGGCGAGTCTGGTGAGGCTCAGTCTTCGTAGCGCCGTGGTGGATGCGTCAGGCCTGCATGGGGAGGTGATCGGGACCGATGGTCCGTTTGGAAACCTGGTGCTGAATGTGCCGGCAGAGACGTTTGCGAAGCTTGGGTATCGCGTAGGGGATGTCGTGCCGGTGCAGGTGGGCGATCATCTCTACCAGCTGCCGTTTGTGAAGACCTTTAGTGATGTGGCGGTGGGGAAGCCTCTGGCTTACATTGATTCGCGCGGCCGGTTGAGCCTGGGGATTAACCAGCGCAGTTTTGCCGATACGTATGGAGTTCGGGCATCAACTCCGGTCTCGATTGCGGCGAAGCGTTGA